The genomic DNA TCTCGACCCGGTACTAGCTTGTAACTTCCGCTGTAAGATGTGTTATTTCAGCGACGAGCAGAAAAGGAAAAGTCTGCGAGGAACCTTGAAATATGAAGAGATAGAAGCCATTGCCGGAAGTCTGTTCCATCGTGCTCTGAAACTTCAAGTCGGCTGCGGAGCGGAACCGACTTTACACAAGGACTTGGTAAAAATCATTGCACTGGGCAAACGATACAACGTCCCTTACGTTTCACTCACGACAAACGGGAACCTGCTGACAAAAGAACTGTTAGCCGCTGCCGTAAAAAACGGATTAGATGAGTTGACACTCTCGGCACATGGTTTTACACGCGAAACGTACGAGTATCTGATGACAAACGGTAAATTCGATTTGTTCTGCAAGCTGCTCGCCAACGTCACAGAAATAAAAAAACAGTATCCGCAGTTCAAGTTACGCATCAATTATACGATTAACAACAACAATATCGAAGAACTAAGCCGGATATGGGAGGTCGTCGGCGATGAACTGGATATCCTGCAACTCCGTCCGATACAGAAGATAGGAGAAAGCGAATATAGGGATTTCGACCTGACCAATATCCATGCGAGATATGATGCCGTACTGGTTCCGCTAATAGAAGAATGCCGCCGCAGGCATATCACCTGCCTGGCTCCCAACAAGCAGAATATCATCGTGCTGGAGGAAAACGAGGCGGAAGATAACAGCATCGAAAAGATTACATACTGCTATGTTTCTCCCCAGGAATGCTGGCAAGATGATTTCGATTACCGGACGGAGACATTCGAGTCATATGCTGCTGCCCATCACATGGGAAGAAAACTGCTTTGGAAGGTCTTCGGACGAAAAGCCCGCCGGAAAGCGGATGTAACACGCAAGATGAACTATAATATCAAGTAAAATAAATATATGGCAATACAAATAGGAGATAAAGCACCCGAAATTCTGGGACTTGACCAGAACGGGAAAGAGATAAAGCTGAGCGATTTCAAAGGTAAGAAGTTAGCTCTCTATTTCTATCCGAAAGACAACACTAGCGGTTGTACAGCAGAAGCGTGCAGTCTACGGGACGGTTATAAGGAATTGCAAGCTGCTGGCTACGAAGTAGTGGGCGTCAGCAAAGACAATGCTAGGTCCCATCAGGGATTTATCACAAAACAGGAACTTCCCTTCAGCCTCATCGCTGATACGGATACGACCCTGCAACAGCAGTTCGGGGTTTGGGCAGAAAAGAAATTGTACGGACGTTCATACATGGGGACTCTCCGTACCACCTTTATTATAGATGAAGACGGTATCGTTACCAATATCATCGGCCCGAAAGAGGTGAAGACTAAAGACCATGCAAATCAAATCCTTAATCTATAAAAGGAAATGGCAAAAGAAGATTTATTCGAAGAAGGCAAACAGCCGGCAGCCGAGAAACCGGCTGTAAACGCAGACAAATTGAAAGCGCTTCGCGCAGCAATGGACAAGATCGAAAAAAACTACGGAAAAGGTTCGATCATGAAATTGGGTGACGAAAGCGTCGAAAATATCGAAGTGATCCCAACAGGTTCTATCGCCTTGAACGCAGCATTAGGTGTAGGCGGTTATCCTAAAGGCCGTGTGATCGAAATCTATGGACCGGAATCATCCGGTAAGACAACTCTTGCGATCCATGCGATTGCCGAGGCACAGAAAAATGGTGGTATTGCGGCATTTATCGATGCGGAACATGCTTTCGACCGTTTTTATGCAGAAAAGTTAGGAGTAGATGTCGAAAACCTGTGGATTTCCCAACCGGATAATGGCGAACAGGCACTGGAAATTGCTGAACAGCTAATCCGTTCATCTGCTGTGGATATTATCGTAATCGACTCGGTTGCCGCTCTGACTCCAAAAGCGGAAATCGAAGGCGATATGGGTGACAGCAAGATGGGACTACAGGCACGATTAATGTCCCAAGCACTTCGTAAGTTGACGGCTGCGATCAATAAGACTAACACGACATGTATATTCATCAACCAGCTGCGTGACAAGATTGGCGTGATGTTCGGCAATCCCGAAACGACAACCGGCGGTAATGCGTTGAAGTTTTATGCCTCTGTTCGTCTGGATATCCGCAGCATCGGTAAATTGAAAGACGGCGACGATATCAAAGGAAACCAAGTGCGCGTAAAAGTAGTCAAGAACAAGGTTGCTCCTCCTTTCCGGAAAGCAGAGTTCGATATCATGTTCGGTGAAGGTATCTCCAAAGCCGGTGAGATAATCGACCTGGGTGCAGAACTGAACATCATTAAGAAAAGCGGTTCGTGGTACAGTTACAACGACACTAAATTAGGACAGGGACGTGATGCCGCCAAACAATGCGTTGCCGACAATCCTGAACTGGCAGACGAATTGTCCGACCTGATCTTCGAAGCGTTAAAAGGATAAAATCAATGGCACACAGATGATACGGATCAAGTCTGTAGTCATCTGTGTCCATGATTATACAGAAAATCATTCATGAACACAAAAGACAAATACCATTTGCTTTGCAACACTGAAACTAGTATTCCCATCTTTTCCCGTGACTGGTGGCTCGATACGGTTTGTGGCAAAGATAAATGGAAAGTCTTATTGGTTGAAGAAAAAGAAAGGATTACGGCAGCGATGCCACTTTATTGTCCTCGACAAGGTATTATCTCAATGCCATCCTACACACAAACAATGGGTCCTTGGTTCGCACCGGAATCCAAAGATACCAAATACACCAAAACTTTAGGCCACCGGCAAGTTTTATGCAAACAACTGCTAAACACGCTTAAAAGCTATCCGTATTTTATGCAAAATTTTCATTACGGAATCACCGACTGGCTACCATTCTATTGGGAAGGTTACCGACAAACAACACGCTACACCTATATGTTGAAGGATATCCGAAACACAAAAGCAATATTGGGAAATATGAGTTTCAATATCCGACGGAACATCACAAAAGCCAGAGACAAATATCATATCACAGTAAAAAAAGGAATTTCTATAGAAGAGTTCTTGTTGATACAGGCACAAACCTTCAAACGTCAACAGATCACCAACAAAGAAGATATGGAAGTTTTAATCAAACTGATCAATATTTGCCGAAAACGGGACCAGG from Parabacteroides merdae ATCC 43184 includes the following:
- a CDS encoding radical SAM protein; translated protein: MARNIYNILRLGTQIKSRRLKLLGIWLFHVLGKRYIGIFLDPVLACNFRCKMCYFSDEQKRKSLRGTLKYEEIEAIAGSLFHRALKLQVGCGAEPTLHKDLVKIIALGKRYNVPYVSLTTNGNLLTKELLAAAVKNGLDELTLSAHGFTRETYEYLMTNGKFDLFCKLLANVTEIKKQYPQFKLRINYTINNNNIEELSRIWEVVGDELDILQLRPIQKIGESEYRDFDLTNIHARYDAVLVPLIEECRRRHITCLAPNKQNIIVLEENEAEDNSIEKITYCYVSPQECWQDDFDYRTETFESYAAAHHMGRKLLWKVFGRKARRKADVTRKMNYNIK
- the bcp gene encoding thioredoxin-dependent thiol peroxidase, which gives rise to MAIQIGDKAPEILGLDQNGKEIKLSDFKGKKLALYFYPKDNTSGCTAEACSLRDGYKELQAAGYEVVGVSKDNARSHQGFITKQELPFSLIADTDTTLQQQFGVWAEKKLYGRSYMGTLRTTFIIDEDGIVTNIIGPKEVKTKDHANQILNL
- the recA gene encoding recombinase RecA, with the translated sequence MAKEDLFEEGKQPAAEKPAVNADKLKALRAAMDKIEKNYGKGSIMKLGDESVENIEVIPTGSIALNAALGVGGYPKGRVIEIYGPESSGKTTLAIHAIAEAQKNGGIAAFIDAEHAFDRFYAEKLGVDVENLWISQPDNGEQALEIAEQLIRSSAVDIIVIDSVAALTPKAEIEGDMGDSKMGLQARLMSQALRKLTAAINKTNTTCIFINQLRDKIGVMFGNPETTTGGNALKFYASVRLDIRSIGKLKDGDDIKGNQVRVKVVKNKVAPPFRKAEFDIMFGEGISKAGEIIDLGAELNIIKKSGSWYSYNDTKLGQGRDAAKQCVADNPELADELSDLIFEALKG
- a CDS encoding GNAT family N-acetyltransferase: MNTKDKYHLLCNTETSIPIFSRDWWLDTVCGKDKWKVLLVEEKERITAAMPLYCPRQGIISMPSYTQTMGPWFAPESKDTKYTKTLGHRQVLCKQLLNTLKSYPYFMQNFHYGITDWLPFYWEGYRQTTRYTYMLKDIRNTKAILGNMSFNIRRNITKARDKYHITVKKGISIEEFLLIQAQTFKRQQITNKEDMEVLIKLINICRKRDQGDLWGGYDEKGRLHAVAFIVWQESSAWYLAGGGNPTLRESGAHSLILWEAIRYVSQYTDTFDFEGSMIPGVERFFREFGAIQTPFFTITKGKLSLLNRACLKIGRIINR